In Trifolium pratense cultivar HEN17-A07 linkage group LG7, ARS_RC_1.1, whole genome shotgun sequence, a genomic segment contains:
- the LOC123895712 gene encoding probable xyloglucan glycosyltransferase 5 encodes MAPRLDFSSWWVKDTQKGTPVVVKMENPSFSVVEINGADAAFRPVEKNRGKNAKQVTWVLLLKAHRAVGCVAWLATVLWDLLGAIKKRLIQRQGVAAEKGKLLFRIISLFLVISLAVLAFEVVAYFQGWHFGNPNLHIPHTSDFERLFHMAYVAWLTFRAEYIAPPIKALSNFCIVLFLIQSVDRMLLCFGCFWIKFRKVKPRINGDPFKVDDVEQSVCNYPMVLVQIPMCNEREVYEQSISAVCQIDWPRDRLLIQVLDDSDDESIQWLIKAEVSKWNQKGINIIYRHRLIRTGYKAGNLNSAMSCDYVKDYEFVAIFDADFQPNPDFLKQTVPHFKDNPELGLVQARWSYVNKDENLLTRLQNINLCFHFEVEQQVNGVFLNFFGFNGTAGVWRIKALEESGGWLERTTVEDMDIAVRAHLNGWKFIFLNDVKVLCEVPESYEAYRKQQHRWHSGPMQLFRLCLPAILKSKVSPWKKANLILLFFLLRKLILPFYSFTLFCIILPLTMFVPEAELPLWLICYVPVFMSILNILPAPKSFPFIVPYLLFENTMSVTKFNAMVSGLFQLGSSYEWIVTKKAGRSSESDLLAAAERETKSIEQQKIHRGASESELVELQQLKEHKAEATTPVKKANKIYKKELTLAFLLLTASVRSLLSAQGVHFYFLLFQGVTFLLVGLDLIGEQMS; translated from the exons ATGGCTCCAAGATTGGATTTTTCAAGTTGGTGGGTGAAGGATACACAGAAAGGAACACCAGTGGTGGTGAAAATGGAGAACCCCAGTTTCTCAGTTGTTGAGATTAATGGTGCAGATGCTGCATTTAGACCAGTAGAGAAAAACCGTGGTAAAAATGCTAAACAAGTAACATGGGTTTTGCTTCTCAAAGCTCATCGTGCTGTTGGTTGTGTTGCTTGGTTAGCTACTGTTCTTTGGGATTTGCTTGGAGCTATTAAGAAAAGGTTGATTCAAAGACAAGGTGTGGCTGCTGAAAAAGGGAAATTGTTGTTTAGAATCATTAGTTTGTTTTTAGTAATTTCTTTGGCTGTTTTAGCTTTTGAGGTTGTTGCTTATTTTCAAGGTTGGCATTTTGGGAATCCCAATTTGCACATTCCTCATACTTCTGATTTTGAAAGGTTGTTCCACATGGCTTATGTTGCTTGGTTGACGTTTCGTGCTGAGTACATTGCTCCACCAATTAAGGCTCTTTCgaatttttgtattgttttgtttcttatCCAATCTGTGGACCGTATGCTTCTTTGTTTCGGGTGCTTTTGGATCAAATTTAGGAAGGTTAAGCCAAGGATTAATGGAGACCCTTTCAAGGTTGATGATGTTGAACAGTCTGTATGCAATTATCCAATGGTTTTGGTTCAAATTCCAATGTGTAATGAGAGAGAG GTGTATGAGCAATCTATTTCTGCAGTCTGCCAAATTGATTGGCCGAGAGATCGCTTACTGATTCAAGTACTTGACGATTCTGATGATGAGAGCATACAGTGGTTAATTAAGGCTGAGGTCTCTAAGTGGAACCAAAAGGGAATCAACATTATCTATCGGCATCGCCTGATCAGGACTGGATATAAAGCTGGAAATCTTAATTCTGCTATGAGCTGCGACTATGTGAAAGACTACGAATTTGTTGCAATATTTGATGCAGACTTTCAACCCAATCCTGATTTTCTTAAGCAAACTGTGCCACATTTCAAG GACAATCCCGAACTAGGTTTGGTCCAAGCTAGATGGTCTTATGTGAACAAGGATGAGAATTTGTTGACTCGCCTTCAAAACATAAATTTATGCTTCCATTTTGAAGTAGAACAGCAAGTCAATGGAGTGttccttaatttttttggtttcaaTGGAACTGCTGGTGTTTGGAGAATCAAAGCACTAGAAGAGTCTGGGGGCTGGCTGGAAAGGACAACTGTAGAAGATATGGACATTGCCGTCCGAGCTCATCTCAATGGTTGGAAATTTATCTTCCTAAATGATGTCAAG GTACTTTGTGAAGTTCCCGAGTCATATGAAGCTTATAGGAAGCAGCAACACCGCTGGCATTCAGGGCCTATGCAACTTTTTAGGCTGTGTCTTCCAGCAATTTTGAAATCTAAG GTGTCACCATGGAAAAAAGCAAACTTAATTCTGCTATTTTTCCTCCTAAGGAAATTAATCCTTCCCTTTTACTCCTTCACCTTGTTTTGCATAATCCTTCCTTTAACAATGTTTGTTCCAGAGGCAGAACTTCCTTTGTGGTTGATCTGCTATGTTCCTGTATTCATGTCAATCCTTAACATTCTTCCTGCACCTAAGTCTTTTCCTTTCATTGTTCCCTACCTCCTTTTTGAAAACACCATGTCTGTGACTAAATTCAATGCAATGGTATCTGGACTCTTCCAATTGGGAAGCTCTTATGAATGGATTGTCACAAAGAAAGCTGGAAGATCATCAGAATCTGATTTACTTGCTGCTGCAGAAAGAGAAACCAAGTCAATTGAACAACAAAAGATCCATAGAGGAGCTTCGGAGAGTGAACTTGTTGAGCTACAACAATTGAAGGAACACAAAGCAGAAGCTACAACACCTGTTAAGAAAGCTAATAAGATATATAAGAAAGAACTAACTTTGGCATTCCTTCTTCTCACAGCTTCTGTCAGAAGTCTATTATCTGCACAAGGAGTTCACTTCTACTTTCTGCTTTTTCAGGGAGTGACATTCCTCCTTGTAGGCCTTGATTTGATTGGAGAGCAGATGAGCTAG
- the LOC123895713 gene encoding probable cyclic nucleotide-gated ion channel 14: MELKNEKLARFSNDGKLNLEKPMQVYKIPKVFVPDGKISIGDTDNDKSRMNNNKYPRNHEQWKKRILDPGSDIFLEWKRAFLFSSILSLFVDPLFFYLPSVAIATDKSSSCMVTDLNLGIVVTCFRTFADVFYLLNMIIKFRTAFVSPSSRVFGRGELVMDPRLIAKRYLRSEFFLDLFAALPLPQIVIWFIMPAIRSSHADHTNNALVLIVLIQYVPRLYMIFPLSSQIVKATGVVTKTAWAGAAYNLLLYLLASHVLGASWYLLSIERHATCWKSECRNENLPVKCVLSYLDCSTINDVDRAKWANTTSVFGNCNPESSAFKYGIFGIAVENNVVSSVFIEKYLYCLWWGLQNLSSYGQGLTTSTFVWETAFAILISIVGLVLFAHLIGNMQTYLQSITVRLEEWRLKRRDTEEWMKHRQLPQFLRERVRRFVQYKWLATRGVDEETILRGLPTDLRRDIQRHLCLDLVRRVPFFSQMDDQLLDAICERLVSSLSTQGTYIVREGDPVTEMLFIIRGRLESSTTNGGRTGFFNSITLRPGDFCGEELLAWALLPKSTLNLPSSTRTVKALVEVEAFELRAEDLKFVANQFRRLHSKKLQHTFRFYSYHWRTWAACFIQAAWRRFKKRVLANSLSLREYKSFINEQVRDQMEREEEERGSVTSNTAQVKQNLGVTILASRFAANTRKGVQKIKDVEMLKLQKPEEPDFSVEPEDD, encoded by the exons ATGGAACTCAAAAATGAGAAACTAGCCAG GTTCTCCAATGATGGAAAGCTTAATCTTGAGAAGCCAATGCAAGTTTATAAGATTCCGAAAGTTTTTGTTCCGGATGGCAAAATTAGTATTGGTGATACCGATAATGATAAGAGTAGAATGAATAATAACAAGTATCCAAGAAATCATGAACAATGGAAGAAGAGAATTCTTGATCCAGGAAGTGATATATTTCTGGAATGGAAAAGGGCTTTCTTATTTTCTTCCATACTATCACTTTTTGTTGATCCATTGTTTTTCTACCTTCCCTCAGTAGCAATAGCAACTGATAAGAGTTCATCATGCATGGTTACTGATTTGAATTTAGGAATTGTTGTTACATGTTTTCGGACATTTGCCGATGTTTTCTATTTGCTCAACATGATCATAAAGTTTAGGACAGCCTTTGTGTCACCAAGTTCTAGGGTTTTTGGGAGAGGTGAACTTGTCATGGATCCAAGGTTGATTGCGAAACGGTATTTGAGATCTGAGTTTTTCTTAGATCTTTTTGCTGCACTGCCTCTTCCTCAG ATTGTGATTTGGTTTATAATGCCAGCAATTAGAAGCTCCCATGCTGATCATACCAACAATGCTCTTGTACTGATTGTTCTGATTCAATATGTCCCTAGATTGTATATGATTTTCCCATTAAGTTCTCAGATTGTTAAAGCTACCGGTGTTGTCACAAAGACGGCTTGGGCAGGAGCTGCTTACAATCTTTTACTTTACTTGTTAGCTAGTCAT GTGTTGGGGGCATCATGGTATTTGTTATCAATTGAAAGGCATGCTACTTGCTGGAAATCTGAATGTAGAAATGAAAACTTACCTGTGAAATGTGTTCTTAGCTACTTGGATTGCAGTACTATAAACGATGTTGATCGCGCGAAGTGGGCGAATACTACTTCTGTGTTTGGTAACTGCAATCCTGAAAGTAGTGCTTTCAAGTATGGAATTTTTGGAATTGCAGTGGAAAATAATGTTGTCTCTTCTGTGTTTATAGAGAAGTACCTCTATTGTTTGTGGTGGGGATTGCAGAATTTGAG TTCCTATGGTCAGGGTTTGACTACAAGTACGTTTGTTTGGGAAACTGCATTTGCGATACTTATATCTATCGTAGGTCTAGTTTTGTTTGCTCACTTAATCGGTAACATGCAG ACATATTTGCAATCTATTACTGTGAGACTTGAAGAGTGGAGGCTCAAGCGACGTGACACAGAAGAGTGGATGAAACATCGCCAACTCCCACAATTTCTTAGAGAGCGTGTCCGGAGATTTGTTCAGTACAAATGGCTTGCAACTCGAGGTGTTGATGAAGAAACAATCCTAAGAGGCCTCCCTACAGACCTTCGTAGAGATATCCAACGCCATCTTTGCTTAGACCTTGTTCGACGT GTTCCCTTTTTCTCACAAATGGATGATCAACTACTTGACGCAATATGTGAGCGGTTGGTATCATCCTTGAGCACTCAAGGCACGTACATTGTCAGAGAAGGAGATCCAGTTACCGAGATGCTTTTTATCATCAGAGGGAGACTTGAAAGTTCAACCACAAATGGTGGAAGAACTGGTTTCTTTAACTCTATAACCTTGAGGCCTGGTGATTTCTGCGGAGAAGAGTTACTTGCTTGGGCATTGCTTCCAAAATCTACTCTCAACTTGCCTTCTTCTACAAGAACAGTTAAAGCACTTGTTGAAGTTGAAGCCTTTGAACTCAGAGCAGAAGATCTTAAATTTGTTGCGAACCAGTTTCGACGTCTCCACAGCAAAAAGTTGCAGCATACGTTCCGTTTCTACTCTTACCATTGGAGGACATGGGCTGCTTGTTTTATACAGGCTGCTTGGCGCCGGTTCAAAAAGAGAGTATTGGCAAATAGCCTTAGCTTGAGGGAATACAAGTCCTTCATTAATGAACAAGTAAGAGATCAAATGGAACGTGAGGAAGAAGAACGCGGTTCTGTGACTTCAAACACTGCACAAGTAAAACAGAATCTCGGTGTCACTATACTGGCTTCAAGATTTGCTGCAAACACAAGAAAAGGTGTTCAGAAGATCAAAGATGTAGAGATGCTCAAATTGCAAAAGCCTGAAGAGCCAGATTTCTCAGTAGAGCCTGAAGATGATTAA
- the LOC123898326 gene encoding serine/arginine-rich splicing factor RSZ22A-like: MTRVYIGNLDSRISERDLEDDFHVFGVIRSVWVARRPPGYAFIDFDDRRDALDAIRELDGKNGWRVELSHNSKSGSGGGGRGGGGGGRGRSGGGGSDLKCYECGEPGHFARECHSSRGGSGRRRSRSPPRLRRSPSYGRRSYSPRERSPRRRSPSPRRRSPSPRRRSYSRSPPPYRAREGVTQANGNGIRDAHRSRS, encoded by the exons ATGACTCGCGTCTATATTGGAAATCTTGATTCGCGAATTTCTGAAAGGGATCTTGAAGATGATTTTCATGTTTTTGGAGTTATACGAAG CGTTTGGGTTGCAAGGAGGCCACCTGGTTATGCTTTCATTGATTTTGATGACCGCAGAGATGCGCTCGATGCTATCCGTGAATTAGATG GTAAAAATGGTTGGAGGGTAGAGCTTTCTCACAACTCTAAAAGTGGGAGTGGAGGGGGAGGCAGAGGTGGTGGCGGTGGTGGTCGTGGTCGGTCTGGTGGGGGCGGTTCTGATTTGAAATGTTATGAGTGTGGTGAACCTGGTCATTTTGCACGGGAGTGTCATTCTTCCCGTGGTGGTTCTGGAAGACGTCGGAGCCGTAGTCCGCCTCGATTGCGCAGGAGCCCAAGTTATGGGCGAAG GAGCTACAGTCCTCGTGAGCGGTCCCCTAGGCGGCGCAGCCCTTCTCCTCGTCGACGCAGTCCTTCACCACGTCGCCGCAGCTATAGCAGGTCACCACCTCCTTACCGTGCCCGTGAGGGGGTAACACAAGCTAACGG AAATGGGATAAGGGATGCACATCGGAGCAGAAGTTGA
- the LOC123896791 gene encoding probable sarcosine oxidase, whose protein sequence is MDSSPSDYDVIVIGAGVMGSSTAYQASKRGLKTLLLEQFDFLHHRGSSHGESRNIRAAYPEHYYSSLVIKSYKLWEQTQAQVGFNVYYKAHHFDMGPSNDPTILSIIENFRENNLPYQLLRREQVNEKFSGRVNIPDDWVGLSTEYGGVIKATKAVTMFQTLARNHGAVLKDNVEVTDIKNDGAGVVVSTANGEKFRGKKCVVTVGAWVNKLLKKVSGVELPIQPLETLLCYWRIKEGHEGKFTISGDFPTFSSFGSVLLYGSPSLEFPGLIKVAVHDGNPCDPDKRPWGSGVMMNEMKEWVEGRFGGLVDSSEPVVKQSCMYSMTPDEDFVIDFLGGEFGEKVVLGAGFSGHGFKMAPVIGKILTELVVDGGTNEVDLKHFRIGRFNKTSKH, encoded by the coding sequence ATGGACTCTTCACCTTCCGACTATGACGTCATTGTCATCGGCGCCGGAGTCATGGGCAGTTCCACCGCATATCAAGCTTCCAAAAGAGGCCTCAAAACTCTCTTGCTTGAACAATTCGACTTCCTCCATCACCGTGGCTCCTCTCACGGTGAATCCCGCAACATCCGTGCTGCCTATCCCGAACACTATTACTCCTCTTTAGTCATCAAATCATACAAACTCTGGGAACAAAcccaagcccaagtgggcttCAACGTTTATTACAAAGCCCATCACTTTGATATGGGCCCATCAAATGATCCCACTATTCTTTCCATCATTGAAAACTTCCGGGAGAATAACCTCCCTTATCAACTCCTTCGCCGTGAACAAGTCAACGAGAAATTCTCCGGCAGGGTTAATATCCCAGACGATTGGGTTGGTTTGTCAACAGAGTACGGCGGAGTAATCAAAGCCACAAAAGCTGTTACAATGTTTCAGACACTCGCACGTAACCACGGTGCAGTGTTAAAGGACAATGTTGAAGTTACAGATATAAAAAACGACGGTGCCGGTGTTGTTGTTTCAACCGCGAACGGTGAAAAGTTTCGCGGTAAAAAATGTGTGGTTACGGTAGGAGCATGGGTGAACAAATTACTGAAGAAGGTTAGTGGAGTTGAACTTCCGATTCAACCGTTGGAGACTCTTCTTTGTTACTGGAGGATAAAGGAAGGACATGAAGGTAAATTTACAATTAGCGGCGATTTTCCGACGTTTTCTAGCTTCGGCAGTGTTTTATTGTATGGATCACCAAGTTTGGAGTTTCCGGGTTTGATTAAAGTTGCGGTTCATGATGGTAACCCGTGTGACCCGGATAAGAGACCTTGGGGATCAGGTGTGATGATGAATGAGATGAAAGAGTGGGTTGAAGGGAGATTTGGTGGGTTGGTTGATTCAAGTGAGCCTGTTGTGAAACAATCTTGCATGTATTCTATGACTCCTGATGAGGATTTTGTGATTGATTTTTTGGGTGGTGAGTTTGGTGAAAAGGTTGTTTTGGGTGCCGGGTTTTCGGGTCATGGGTTTAAGATGGCTCCTGTTATTGGGAAGATATTGACTGAGCTTGTGGTGGATGGGGGAACAAATGAGGTTGATTTGAAACATTTTAGGATTGGAAGATTTAATAAGACCTCCAAGCATTAG